In Epinephelus fuscoguttatus linkage group LG15, E.fuscoguttatus.final_Chr_v1, a genomic segment contains:
- the LOC125902267 gene encoding uncharacterized protein LOC125902267 isoform X2, whose product MQSRLRSGFKSVCSRSKSNGAEETQRTKTYVRLRPVISPPNYWNSKTRVCIKRLADTVKEKSTLLKPQTGSLPVYKVPLKEEQISVSGCKKFSFGEESTKLNRTIMVLGTTGAGTSTLLNGMINYILGVQWEDSFRFKLVDEGQSKSQAHSQTSDITVYKLNHQKGFKIEHSLTIVDTPGFGDTRGIERDKQITEQLHNLFSAELGVSEIDAVCIVAQAALTQLTPSQKFAFESVLSIFGKDIAENIQVLVTFADGQKPPVLEAISASGIPCPERKDGLPIHFKFNNSALFADSKSSAADSMSEDDENGDESFDQMFWNMGTKSMRTFFVALDVMDTKSLTMTKEVLRERQRLEKAVENLQKQVKVGLAKLDETTEKAETLKEHEAEMGRYKNFEFESSFLEAIQVHITGTGIYLNNCKQCHFTCHSPCRRSNNTGDKRHCKAIGSDGRCTKCPGKCNWDEHNDQTYKWESEELKEVTTVKERKKKYRNAKDIKKCYQTWIEKLMHEYQPVQAEVEALRARYNKSLNRLKKIALKPNPLYACEFIDMLIEAEKSEAKPGWRQRVQPLITMREKADIMAKVDRGEILLPSPPIDLQCSSPSHDITETDSKRPRLK is encoded by the coding sequence ATGCAGTCCAGACTAAGGTCAGGTTTTAAGTCAGTCTGTTCCAGATCAAAATCAAATGGTGCTGAAGAAACACAGCGAACCAAGACTTACGTTAGGTTACGACCTGTTATTTCACCACCAAATTATTGGAATTCAAAGACGCGAGTGTGCATTAAACGTCTTGCTGATActgttaaagaaaaaagcacACTGCTAAAGCCCCAGACAGGGTCTCTGCCTGTTTATAAAGTTCCCCTGAAAGAAGAGCAAATCAGTGTTAGTGGGTGCAAGAAATTCAGTTTTGGGGAAGAGTCCACTAAACTAAATCGCACCATTATGGTTCTTGGAACAACTGGTGCTGGGACATCAACTCTCCTGAATGGGATGATCAATTACATTCTGGGTGTCCAATGGGAGGATTCATTTCGTTTTAAGTTAGTTGATGAGGGTCAGTCAAAATCACAAGCTCACAGCCAGACTTCAGACATCACTGTGTACAAACTCAACCACCAGAAGGGGTTTAAAATAGAGCACTCACTGACCATTGTTGACACTCCAGGGTTTGGAGATACAAGAGGCATAGAAAGAGACAAACAGATCACGGAACAGCTCCATAATCTCTTCTCTGCTGAGCTTGGGGTCAGTGAAATTGATGCTGTTTGTATTGTAGCTCAGGCTGCTTTAACACAACTAACGCCATCACAGAAATTTGCGTTTGAATCTGTGCTCTCAATCTTTGGCAAAGATATTGCAGAAAACATCCAGGTTCTGGTGACGTTTGCAGACGGCCAGAAACCACCAGTTCTTGAGGCAATCAGTGCTTCAGGCATCCCATGTCCTGAAAGAAAAGATGGGCTACCAATTCACTTCAAATTCAATAATTCAGCGTTGTTTGCAGACAGCAAATCATCTGCAGCAGACAGCATGAGTGAGGATGATGAAAATGGAGATGAAAGCTTTGATCAGATGTTTTGGAACATGGGGACAAAAAGCATGAGGACATTCTTTGTCGCTCTGGATGTCATGGACACCAAAAGCTTGACCATGACAAAAGAGGTCctcagagaaagacagaggctAGAGAAGGCAGTTGAAAATTTGCAGAAACAGGTTAAGGTTGGGTTAGCCAAGCTAGATGAGACAACAGAGAAGGCTGAAACACTTAAAGAGCACGAGGCAGAGATGGGCAGATATAAGAATTTTGAGTTTGAATCCAGCTTCCTAGAGGCTATTCAAGTACACATTACTGGTACTGGAATTTACCTCAACAACTGTAAGCAGTGTCATTTCACCTGTCACTCTCCCTGTAGAAGATCCAATAATACAGGGGACAAAAGACACTGCAAAGCAATAGGATCAGATGGACGCTGCACAAAGTGCCCAGGGAAATGTAACTGGGATGAACATAATGATCAGACGTACAAATGGGAGAGTGAGGAATTGAAGGAAGTAACAACAGTGAAAGAACGTAAAAAGAAGTACAGAAACGCAAAAGATATTaagaaatgttatcagacatgGATTGAAAAACTGATGCATGAATATCAACCCGTGCAGGCTGAGGTGGAGGCACTGAGAGCGCGCTATAACAAGAGTCTGAACAGACTTAAAAAGATAGCACTGAAGCCGAATCCTCTCTACGCTTGTGAATTCATTGACATGCTTATTGAGGCAGAGAAATCTGAGGCCAAGCCAGGCTGGAGGCAACGAGTTCAGCCGCTGATAACCATGAGGGAAAAAGCAGACATCATGGCTAAAGTCGACAGAGGAGAGATACTCCTCCCGAGTCCACCTATTGACCTCCAGTGTTCCAGTCCCAGCCATGACATCACTGAGACTGATTCTAAGAGACCAAGACTAAAATGA
- the LOC125902293 gene encoding uncharacterized protein LOC125902293, translating into MEKRDAEVVSAAGSICKEMQRWPFVVSTIVWYNVLFQINKASKTLQSQKVCIETVRKEIGAVTEFLQEFRDDGFNTAKTEAREIAEKLGVEMSWPEVHQRRTTQQFEYEGKEQTQSTAEEIYKREFFLSLIDKALITLKERFSHMETFYELYGFLYSTDVMRSTEKEGKLDECCHRLEQRFDDVDAEDLKLEHHNIEDSSCCCPNLSYVKRAPCLPLPWAPNFLNPPLPLGDIFLVAYWWKWSSVDQWG; encoded by the exons ATGGAGAAAAGGGATGCAGAAgttgtttcagcagctggaagCATCTGCAAGGAGATGCAGAGGTGGCCTTTTGTGGTAAGTACCATTGTATGGTACAATGTGTTGTTCCAGATAAATAAAGCCAGCAAGACCCTGCAGAGCCAGAAGGTTTGTATTGAAACAGTCAGGAAAGAAATCGGGGCAGTGACAGAATTCCTTCAGGAATTTCGGGATGATGGGTTCAACACTGCCAAAACAGAGGCCAGGGAAATAGCAGAGAAGCTTGGGGTAGAGATGAGCTGGCCAGAGGTGCATCAGAGAAGAACAACCCAACAGTTTGAGTATGAAGGCAAAGAGCAAACTCAGTCAACTGCAGAAGAGATCTACAAAAGAGAATTTTTCTTGTCTCTTATTGATAAAGCTCTTATTACTTTAAAGGAAAGATTTTCACACATGGAAACCTTCTATGAGCTGTATGGATTTCTCTACTCCACTGACGTCATGAGAAGCACTGAGAAGGAAGGGAAGCTGGATGAATGCTGCCACAGACTGGAGCAGAGATTTGATGATGTTGATGCAGAGGACCTGAAACTTGAG CACCACAACATAGaggacagcagctgctgctgcccaAATTTGAGCTATGTAAAG AGGGCCCCATGCCTGCCTTTGCCTTGGGCCCCAAATTTCCTAAATCCGCCACTGCCTTTGGGGGATATTTTTCTGGTGGCATACTGGTGGAAGTGGAGCAGTGTGGATCAGTGGGGATGA